The following coding sequences lie in one Salmo salar chromosome ssa13, Ssal_v3.1, whole genome shotgun sequence genomic window:
- the mpzl2 gene encoding myelin protein zero-like protein 2 (The RefSeq protein has 3 substitutions compared to this genomic sequence) — translation MYRTWQQFLAFMGLFAVPGVLRVVGMEIFTSNEVEALNGTEVRLKCTFKSKHPVSHSSVAVSWNFRPLSQGAEESVFYYQETAYPPTEGRFKGHAVWSGDIMRQDASISLHEVPFTFNGTYTCQVRNLPDVHGINGEVTLRAVHKVSISDIGILAAAIGGTIAIVLVLLGLFMVYKYCNRHANTDMELQGSKLRETGELQERELQANIQQLWWTFLQSACQLHAPSKHEISVALCCVTKLHNFRVAFYCSQHKVHLCNHAV, via the exons GTGTGCTGCGAGTCGTTGGAATGGAGATTTTCACATCCAATGAAGTGGAGGCATTGAACGGGACAGAAGTGAGATTGAAGTGCACCTTTAAGTCCAAACACCCAGTGTCCCACTCCTCTGTGGCTGTCTCCTGGAACTTCCGTCCCCTGAGCCAGGGAGCTGAGGAGTCG gtgtttTACTACCAGGAGACGGCGTACCCCCCTACAGAGGGGCGGTTTAAGGGCCATGCAGTGTGGTCAGGGGACATCATGAGACAGGACGCCTCCATCAGCCTGCATGAAGTCCCCTTCACCTTCAACGGCACCTACACCTGCCAGGTCCGCAACCTGCCCGACGTCCACGGCATCAATGGAGAGGTCACCCTCAGGGTTGTCCACAaag TCTCCATCTCAGATATAGGCATCCTGGCTGCAGCCATCGGGGGAACCATCGCCATAGTCCTGGTGCTGCTGGGTCTCTTCATGGTGTACAAGTACTGCAACCGCCATGCCAACACAGACATGGAGCTGCAGGGGAGCAAACTGCAGGAAACCAGAGAGCTGCAGGAGCGAGAGTTGCAGGCCAACATC caacagctctggtggacattcctgcagtcagcatgccaattgcatgctccctcaaaacatgagatatctgtagcattgtgttgtgtgacaaaactgcacaattttcgagtggccttttattgttcccagcacaaggtgcacctgtgtaatcatgctgtttaa
- the mpzl2 gene encoding myelin protein zero-like protein 2 isoform X1 produces MYRTWQQFLAFMGLFAVPGVLRVVGMEIFTSNEVEALNGTEVRLKCTFKSKHPVSHSSVAVSWNFRPLSQGAEESVFYYQETAYPPTEGRFKGHAVWSGDIMRQDASISLHEVPFTFNGTYTCQVRNLPDVHGINGEVTLRVVHKVSISDIGILAAAIGGTIAIVLVLLGLFMVYKYCNRHANTDMELQGSKLQETRELQERELQANILQEKKLKASEKERKDPTVW; encoded by the exons GTGTGCTGCGAGTCGTTGGAATGGAGATTTTCACATCCAATGAAGTGGAGGCATTGAACGGGACAGAAGTGAGATTGAAGTGCACCTTTAAGTCCAAACACCCAGTGTCCCACTCCTCTGTGGCTGTCTCCTGGAACTTCCGTCCCCTGAGCCAGGGAGCTGAGGAGTCG gtgtttTACTACCAGGAGACGGCGTACCCCCCTACAGAGGGGCGGTTTAAGGGCCATGCAGTGTGGTCAGGGGACATCATGAGACAGGACGCCTCCATCAGCCTGCATGAAGTCCCCTTCACCTTCAACGGCACCTACACCTGCCAGGTCCGCAACCTGCCCGACGTCCACGGCATCAATGGAGAGGTCACCCTCAGGGTTGTCCACAaag TCTCCATCTCAGATATAGGCATCCTGGCTGCAGCCATCGGGGGAACCATCGCCATAGTCCTGGTGCTGCTGGGTCTCTTCATGGTGTACAAGTACTGCAACCGCCATGCCAACACAGACATGGAGCTGCAGGGGAGCAAACTGCAGGAAACCAGAGAGCTGCAGGAGCGAGAGTTGCAGGCCAACATCCTACAGGAGAAAAAGCTGAAGGCCAGTGAGAAGGAGCGTAAGGACcctacagtgtggtga